A region from the uncultured Bacteroides sp. genome encodes:
- the clpX gene encoding ATP-dependent Clp protease ATP-binding subunit ClpX, protein MDDNTKTTKSSKTKKRCSFCGRAESEVNFLITGMNGYICDNCATQAYEITQEALGTAASSVTGEKLNMDELPRPIEIKAFLDQYVIGQDGAKRFLSVSVYNHYKRLLQKDSKDDVEIEKSNIVMVGSTGTGKTLLARTIAKLLHVPFTIVDATVLTEAGYVGEDIESILTRLLQVADYNVKEAEKGIVFIDEIDKIARKGDNPSITRDVSGEGVQQGLLKLLEGSVVNVPPQGGRKHPDQKMISVNTKNILFICGGAFDGIEKKIAQRLNAYVVGYSASRETNSLDKNNMMQYIAPQDLKSFGLIPEIIGRLPVLTYLEPLDRSALRAILTEPKNSIIKQYLKLFEMDDVKLTFQNEVLEYVVDKAVEYKLGARGLRSIVETIMMDVMFEIPSQGKKEYMVTLDYAKAQLEKVNMARLQTA, encoded by the coding sequence ATGGACGACAATACTAAAACGACGAAAAGTAGTAAAACTAAAAAGAGGTGTAGCTTTTGTGGCCGTGCTGAGAGTGAGGTTAATTTCCTTATCACGGGAATGAATGGATACATTTGCGATAACTGTGCTACTCAGGCTTATGAGATAACACAAGAAGCTCTGGGGACTGCAGCATCATCGGTAACGGGGGAAAAACTTAATATGGATGAGCTTCCTAGACCTATTGAAATAAAAGCTTTTTTAGATCAATATGTGATAGGGCAGGATGGAGCAAAACGTTTCTTATCTGTTTCGGTGTATAATCATTATAAACGATTGCTACAGAAGGATAGCAAAGATGATGTGGAAATAGAAAAATCAAACATTGTGATGGTTGGTAGTACTGGTACAGGTAAGACATTGTTGGCTCGTACTATTGCTAAACTGCTACATGTGCCTTTTACCATTGTTGATGCTACAGTACTTACTGAGGCTGGATATGTTGGTGAGGATATAGAGAGTATTCTCACCCGTTTGCTTCAGGTAGCAGACTATAATGTAAAGGAAGCTGAGAAAGGTATTGTTTTCATTGATGAAATTGATAAAATAGCTCGTAAAGGTGATAATCCTTCTATTACACGCGATGTCAGCGGAGAAGGCGTCCAACAAGGATTATTGAAATTATTAGAAGGATCTGTAGTAAATGTACCACCTCAAGGTGGACGTAAACATCCTGACCAAAAAATGATTTCTGTGAACACTAAAAATATTCTGTTTATTTGCGGAGGAGCTTTTGATGGAATTGAAAAGAAGATAGCTCAAAGATTGAATGCTTATGTGGTAGGATACAGTGCTTCAAGGGAAACCAATTCACTTGACAAGAATAACATGATGCAGTATATTGCGCCTCAGGATTTAAAATCTTTTGGACTGATTCCCGAAATAATTGGGCGTTTACCTGTACTCACTTATCTGGAGCCTTTGGACAGATCTGCACTTCGTGCTATTTTGACTGAGCCTAAAAATTCTATCATTAAGCAATATTTAAAATTGTTTGAAATGGATGACGTGAAGCTTACTTTTCAGAATGAAGTATTGGAATATGTTGTTGATAAGGCGGTAGAGTATAAACTTGGTGCCCGAGGATTGCGCTCTATTGTAGAGACAATTATGATGGATGTGATGTTTGAAATACCTTCTCAAGGTAAAAAAGAATACATGGTAACGTTAGATTATGCTAAAGCACAACTTGAAAAGGTGAATATGGCTAGGCTACAAACAGCGTAA
- a CDS encoding peptidylprolyl isomerase — translation MRRIFVIILLDVLCAYALGQQDPVLMKINGKEITRSEFEYSYNKNNEFNEGERQSLREYIDLFINLKLKVADAESEGIDTSQIFREELAGYRRELAKSYLTDEASKNKCAQQIYEKMKESSHAKQVLVMHVFRYLPQNSSSYQLKKTELLMDSIYNTLIKDKHADFAKYVAKYSDDKNQFWVGWLQTSAEFEKEVFSLAKGEISRPFYTPQGIHIVKVFDVRDIPPFKEMRDEIFKRFVRRYGMDKDTDFLLKRLEDEYKYIPIEENIQELFATDKTNKVLFTLDGRKYTGLDFARFADSYPSGIKKQLDDFILKTMLDYENDCLEMKYPEFKYLMKEYRDGILLFEISNRRIWKVASDENGLKVFFEANRENYFWQKSRFKGIVLHCAKKKIVRHVNKLIKKLPPNLWVDTILKTFNVTPTPMVRVEQGLFSEGQNKYVDKIVFKKGDFVPLNAFPFTQVIGKKIKGPESYNEVKGPLTVDYQDYLDSLWLDHLRANSKVEINQEVLKTVNNH, via the coding sequence ATGAGAAGAATTTTCGTGATAATTTTATTGGATGTCCTGTGTGCTTACGCTTTAGGACAACAAGATCCTGTCTTGATGAAAATTAATGGCAAAGAAATTACTCGTTCCGAATTTGAATATAGTTATAATAAAAATAATGAATTCAATGAAGGTGAGCGCCAAAGTTTACGCGAATATATAGATCTCTTTATTAATCTTAAACTGAAAGTTGCAGATGCTGAATCTGAAGGCATTGATACCTCTCAAATCTTTCGTGAAGAATTGGCCGGCTATCGTAGAGAGTTAGCAAAATCATATCTTACTGATGAAGCATCGAAAAATAAATGTGCTCAGCAGATATATGAAAAAATGAAGGAAAGTTCGCATGCAAAACAAGTTTTGGTTATGCATGTATTTCGATATCTTCCTCAAAATTCATCTTCTTATCAGTTAAAAAAGACAGAACTTCTGATGGACTCAATTTATAATACTTTGATAAAAGATAAACATGCTGATTTCGCTAAATATGTTGCAAAGTATTCTGATGATAAGAATCAGTTTTGGGTTGGCTGGCTACAGACATCCGCTGAGTTTGAAAAAGAAGTTTTTTCTTTAGCGAAAGGTGAAATATCTAGACCCTTTTATACGCCTCAAGGGATACATATCGTTAAAGTATTTGATGTGAGAGACATTCCTCCATTTAAAGAAATGCGAGATGAAATATTTAAACGTTTTGTGCGGAGGTATGGTATGGATAAAGATACTGATTTTTTGCTGAAAAGATTGGAGGATGAATATAAATATATACCAATAGAGGAAAACATACAAGAATTATTTGCAACGGACAAAACAAACAAAGTGCTTTTTACTCTTGATGGACGTAAGTATACAGGCCTTGATTTTGCTCGTTTTGCTGATAGTTATCCATCGGGAATAAAGAAACAGTTGGATGACTTTATCCTTAAAACGATGCTTGATTATGAAAATGATTGCTTGGAAATGAAATATCCAGAGTTTAAGTATTTAATGAAAGAATATCGGGATGGTATTTTATTGTTTGAAATAAGTAACCGTAGAATATGGAAAGTAGCCTCTGACGAAAATGGCTTAAAAGTTTTTTTTGAGGCGAATAGAGAGAACTATTTTTGGCAGAAGTCTCGTTTTAAGGGAATAGTATTGCATTGTGCAAAAAAGAAGATAGTCAGGCATGTGAATAAATTGATAAAGAAGCTACCTCCAAATTTGTGGGTTGACACTATACTGAAAACGTTTAATGTGACTCCGACTCCAATGGTGAGAGTTGAGCAAGGACTTTTTTCTGAAGGACAAAATAAATATGTCGATAAGATAGTGTTTAAAAAAGGAGATTTTGTACCTTTGAACGCTTTCCCTTTTACTCAAGTAATAGGGAAAAAGATAAAAGGTCCGGAAAGCTACAATGAAGTCAAAGGTCCTTTGACTGTTGATTATCAGGATTATCTTGACTCATTATGGCTTGATCATTTACGGGCGAATAGTAAGGTTGAAATTAATCAAGAGGTTTTAAAAACAGTTAATAATCATTGA
- the guaB gene encoding IMP dehydrogenase: MSFIADKIVMDGLTYDDVLLIPSYSEVLPRTVDLATKFSRNIELKIPFVTAAMDTVTEAKMAIAIAREGGIGVIHKNMSIKDQAKQVAIVKRAENGMIYDPITIKQGSTVHDALALMGEYKIGGIPVVDDDRFLVGIVTNRDLRFERDMYKRIDEVMTKDNLVTTKQSTDLESAAQILQQYKIEKLPVVDKEGKLIGLVTYKDITKAKDKPMACKDSKGRLRVAAGVGVTPDTFERMQALVDAGVDAIVIDTAHGHSKGVVDALIEAKERFPNIDIVVGNIATGDAARMLAEAGADGVKVGIGPGSICTTRIVAGVGVPQLSAVYDVAKALNGTGVPLIADGGLRYSGDVVKALAAGGYSVMIGSLVAGTEESPGETIIFNGRKFKSYRGMGSLEAMENGSKDRYFQSGEMDVKKLVPEGIAARVPYKGTLYEVIYQLTGGLRAGMGYCGAINIDKLHDAKFTRITNAGVMESHPHDVTITSESPNYSRPE; the protein is encoded by the coding sequence ATGTCATTTATTGCTGATAAGATTGTTATGGATGGATTGACTTATGATGATGTATTGTTGATCCCTTCCTATTCTGAAGTTTTACCGCGTACTGTCGATCTCGCGACAAAGTTTTCCCGAAATATTGAGTTAAAGATTCCATTTGTCACGGCTGCTATGGATACTGTGACCGAGGCCAAAATGGCTATTGCTATAGCGCGTGAAGGAGGCATCGGAGTGATTCACAAAAACATGTCCATTAAGGATCAAGCGAAACAAGTAGCTATTGTAAAACGTGCGGAAAATGGCATGATCTATGATCCAATAACTATCAAGCAAGGTTCTACTGTTCATGATGCTCTTGCTCTTATGGGAGAATATAAAATTGGAGGTATTCCTGTCGTTGATGATGATAGGTTCTTAGTTGGTATTGTAACAAATCGTGATCTGCGTTTTGAAAGAGATATGTACAAACGCATTGATGAAGTAATGACTAAAGATAATTTAGTTACGACGAAACAATCTACTGATCTTGAGTCCGCAGCACAAATTCTTCAGCAATATAAAATTGAAAAACTTCCTGTTGTTGATAAAGAAGGTAAATTAATAGGTTTGGTCACTTATAAAGATATTACTAAAGCAAAAGATAAACCTATGGCTTGCAAAGATTCCAAGGGCAGGTTGCGGGTTGCAGCGGGTGTTGGTGTTACACCAGATACTTTTGAACGCATGCAGGCGTTAGTAGATGCGGGAGTTGATGCCATTGTTATCGATACGGCCCATGGACACTCAAAAGGAGTTGTCGATGCGTTGATTGAAGCAAAGGAGCGTTTTCCTAATATAGATATTGTTGTTGGTAACATCGCTACAGGCGATGCCGCCAGAATGCTGGCTGAGGCGGGAGCAGACGGAGTGAAAGTGGGAATTGGCCCAGGATCAATATGCACGACTCGTATTGTTGCAGGGGTTGGTGTTCCGCAACTTTCTGCTGTGTATGACGTAGCTAAGGCGCTAAACGGGACAGGTGTTCCATTAATAGCAGATGGAGGATTACGTTATTCGGGTGATGTTGTTAAAGCTCTTGCTGCTGGAGGATACTCAGTGATGATTGGCTCGCTGGTGGCTGGGACAGAGGAAAGTCCTGGAGAAACGATTATATTTAATGGTCGTAAGTTTAAATCGTATAGAGGAATGGGTTCGCTCGAAGCAATGGAGAATGGATCTAAAGATCGTTATTTTCAAAGCGGAGAAATGGATGTCAAAAAACTTGTTCCTGAAGGCATTGCTGCTCGTGTCCCTTATAAGGGAACTCTTTACGAAGTCATTTATCAACTGACAGGAGGATTGCGCGCTGGCATGGGCTACTGTGGTGCGATAAATATAGATAAATTACATGATGCAAAATTCACTCGTATTACTAATGCTGGTGTAATGGAAAGTCATCCGCATGATGTTACGATAACAAGTGAATCGCCCAATTACAGTCGCCCAGAGTAA
- a CDS encoding peptidylprolyl isomerase, whose protein sequence is MKKLVNFKFVVLFTLTLVAGLTAYGQDNVIDEVVWVVGDEAILKSDVEEARMNAQYEGRKFDGDPYCVIPEELAVQKLFLHQAALDSIEVSETEVIQRVEMMTNQYIQMIGSKEKMEEYFNKTATQIRETMRENVRDGLTVQKMQQKLIGDIKVTPAEVRRYFKDIPQDSIPYIPTQVEVQIITLQPKIPIEEIEDVKRRLREYTDRINKGEMDFSTLALLYSEDKGSAMRGGEIGFKGRGELVPEYANVAFNLQDPKKVSKIVESEFGFHIIQLIEKRGDRINTRHILLKPKVPDKSLTKATAKLDSIADDIRNNKFSFDEAASVISNDKDTRNNHGLMPNPSTNTSKFEMQQLPQEIAKVVDKLNVGEISKAFTMINEKDGKEVCAIVKLKSRDNGHKATITDDYQNLKDIVVEKRREEILHKWILEKQKRTYVRINDKWKNCSFKYPGWIKD, encoded by the coding sequence ATGAAGAAGTTAGTGAACTTTAAATTTGTTGTTTTATTTACCTTGACGCTTGTTGCTGGTTTGACGGCGTATGGACAAGATAATGTAATTGACGAGGTCGTTTGGGTCGTTGGAGACGAAGCTATTCTTAAATCAGATGTAGAAGAAGCTCGAATGAATGCCCAATATGAGGGTCGCAAATTTGATGGGGACCCTTATTGTGTGATACCCGAAGAACTTGCTGTGCAAAAACTTTTTTTACATCAAGCGGCACTGGACAGTATCGAAGTTTCTGAGACTGAAGTAATTCAACGCGTTGAGATGATGACGAACCAATATATTCAGATGATAGGTTCAAAGGAGAAGATGGAAGAATATTTTAATAAAACAGCTACGCAGATACGCGAGACGATGCGCGAGAATGTACGCGATGGTTTAACTGTACAGAAAATGCAGCAGAAGTTGATTGGTGATATTAAAGTGACTCCGGCAGAAGTTCGTCGTTATTTCAAAGATATACCTCAGGATAGTATTCCTTATATACCTACTCAGGTAGAAGTTCAGATTATTACTTTGCAGCCCAAAATTCCAATAGAAGAAATTGAAGATGTGAAGAGAAGGTTACGTGAATATACTGATCGTATAAATAAGGGTGAGATGGACTTCTCTACTTTGGCCTTACTTTATTCAGAAGATAAAGGGTCGGCAATGCGCGGTGGTGAAATAGGGTTTAAGGGGCGTGGTGAATTAGTTCCGGAGTATGCTAATGTAGCTTTTAATCTTCAAGATCCCAAGAAGGTTTCTAAGATTGTAGAATCTGAATTTGGCTTTCATATTATTCAATTAATAGAAAAACGTGGAGATCGAATTAACACTAGGCATATCTTGCTAAAGCCTAAAGTCCCGGATAAATCATTGACTAAGGCTACGGCCAAACTTGATTCGATAGCCGATGATATACGGAATAATAAATTTTCTTTTGATGAAGCTGCATCTGTGATTTCAAATGACAAAGATACGCGTAATAATCATGGATTAATGCCTAATCCAAGTACCAATACTTCAAAATTCGAGATGCAGCAACTTCCTCAGGAAATTGCAAAAGTCGTAGATAAGCTTAATGTTGGTGAAATATCAAAAGCCTTTACCATGATTAATGAAAAGGATGGGAAGGAGGTTTGTGCCATCGTGAAGTTAAAAAGTAGAGATAACGGGCATAAAGCGACTATTACGGATGATTATCAGAATTTGAAGGATATAGTAGTTGAAAAGCGTCGAGAAGAGATTCTACACAAATGGATTCTGGAAAAACAGAAACGTACTTATGTGAGGATTAACGATAAATGGAAGAACTGCTCTTTTAAATATCCAGGTTGGATAAAAGATTGA
- a CDS encoding peptidyl-prolyl cis-trans isomerase, with protein MRLNRALLVLIFCLEACAGEYDYGGKSPLVEVDGSFLYKEDLKAVVSTNLTENDSSLFAKHYIRNWVEDVLLYDKAKRNISDDAKINKLVENYRKTLILHTYQQELINQKLTREISEKEIANYYEKNKFFFILEQPLIKGLFIKIPLTATELDKVRSWYKAQTRDAIEHLEKYSLRNAVNYEYFYDKWVPLSDIVDLMPLKEPALKACLMKKKYVELKDATFYYFLSVTDYLNSGEQEPYELAKKRVKSMLINQKQVDFMKTVRDDLYKDAMSKNKIINY; from the coding sequence ATGCGTCTAAATCGTGCTTTACTAGTTTTAATTTTTTGTCTTGAGGCTTGTGCCGGTGAGTACGATTATGGCGGAAAATCTCCTTTAGTAGAAGTCGATGGCTCTTTTTTGTATAAAGAGGATTTGAAAGCTGTTGTTTCTACGAATTTAACGGAGAATGATAGTTCGCTTTTTGCTAAACATTATATTCGCAATTGGGTGGAGGATGTTCTTTTATACGATAAAGCAAAAAGGAATATCTCTGATGATGCTAAGATAAATAAGTTGGTGGAAAATTATCGGAAAACATTGATTTTACATACTTATCAGCAAGAACTCATTAATCAAAAATTGACTCGGGAAATTTCGGAGAAGGAGATTGCGAATTACTATGAAAAGAACAAATTTTTTTTTATTCTTGAGCAGCCGCTTATAAAAGGATTATTTATAAAGATACCATTGACGGCAACGGAATTGGATAAAGTTCGTTCTTGGTATAAAGCGCAAACTCGTGATGCTATTGAGCATTTGGAAAAATACAGTTTGAGGAATGCTGTAAATTATGAATATTTTTATGATAAATGGGTTCCTTTATCCGATATTGTAGATTTGATGCCATTAAAAGAGCCTGCTTTAAAAGCTTGTTTGATGAAAAAAAAATATGTTGAGTTGAAAGATGCAACCTTTTATTATTTTTTGAGTGTAACTGATTATCTTAATTCGGGAGAACAAGAGCCTTACGAATTGGCGAAGAAAAGAGTAAAAAGTATGCTTATAAATCAGAAACAGGTTGATTTCATGAAAACAGTTAGAGATGACTTATATAAAGATGCAATGAGTAAAAATAAGATTATAAATTATTAA
- the clpP gene encoding ATP-dependent Clp endopeptidase proteolytic subunit ClpP yields the protein MDDFRKYATKHLGMNSLVLDDVIKSQAGYLNPYILEERQLNVTQLDVFSRLMMDRIIFLGTQIDDYTANTLQAQLLYLDSVDSGKDISIYINSPGGSVYAGLGIYDTMQFIASDVATICTGMAASMAAVLLVAGADKKRSALTHSRVMIHQPMGGAQGQASDIEITAREIMKTKKELYAIIANHAHVDFDKVWADSDRDYWMTATEAKEYGMIDEVLIKKPNNE from the coding sequence ATGGATGATTTCAGAAAATATGCAACCAAACATTTAGGAATGAACAGTTTGGTATTGGATGACGTAATAAAATCTCAGGCTGGATATTTGAATCCTTATATTCTTGAAGAAAGGCAATTGAATGTAACTCAACTGGATGTTTTCTCTCGCTTAATGATGGATCGTATTATTTTTCTGGGTACTCAAATAGATGATTATACAGCAAATACACTTCAAGCTCAATTGTTGTATTTGGACTCTGTTGATTCTGGTAAAGATATCTCTATATACATTAATTCTCCTGGCGGCTCTGTGTATGCTGGCTTAGGCATTTATGATACTATGCAATTTATAGCAAGTGATGTCGCTACTATCTGTACAGGTATGGCAGCTTCTATGGCTGCCGTTCTATTGGTGGCGGGTGCTGATAAAAAACGTTCGGCATTAACACATTCACGAGTAATGATTCATCAACCGATGGGCGGTGCACAGGGACAGGCTTCAGATATTGAAATTACAGCTCGTGAAATAATGAAAACAAAGAAAGAATTGTATGCCATTATTGCTAATCATGCACATGTGGATTTTGATAAAGTTTGGGCTGATTCTGATCGTGACTATTGGATGACAGCGACGGAAGCTAAAGAATATGGAATGATTGATGAGGTACTAATAAAAAAGCCGAATAACGAGTAA
- the recQ gene encoding DNA helicase RecQ: protein MAGKINLTNQLKKYFGFDKFKGNQEAIIHNLLNGNDTFVLMPTGGGKSLCYQLPSLLMEGTAIVVSPLIALMKNQVDAMRNFSEEDGIAHFINSSLNKSAIDQVKSDILSGKTKLLYVAPESLTKDENVAFLRKIKISFYAVDEAHCISEWGHDFRPEYRRIRPIINEIGKAPVIALTATATPKVQHDIQKNLGMIDAEVFKSSFNRPNLYYEVRAKTVNVDKDIIKFIKNNHEKSGIIYCLSRKKVEELAEILQANGINARAYHAGMDSATRTQNQDDFLMEKIDVIVATIAFGMGIDKPDVRYVIHYDIPKSLEGYYQETGRAGRDGGEGLCITFYTNKDLRKLEKFMQGKPVAEQEIGKQLLLETAAYAESSICRRKSLLHYFGEEYIEENCGNCDNCLNPKKQVEAQDSLCAVIESIIAVKENFKADYIIDILQGRETSEVQAHMHEDLEVFGSGMGDEDKTWNAIIRQALIAGYLSKDVENYGTLKVTEMGHKFLKHPRSFKITEDNDFEEIEEETPTRGGGACAVDPALYSMLKDLRKKLSKKLGVPPYIIFQDPSLEAMATIYPVTLDELQNIPGVGAGKAKRYGEGFCVLIKKHCDENEIERPEDLRVRTVANKSKLKVSIIQAIDRKVALDDIALSKGIEFSELLDEVEAIVYSGTKLNIDYFLSEIMDEDHLHDIYDYFKESTTDKIDEALLELGDEYTEEEIRLVRIKFFSEMAN, encoded by the coding sequence ATGGCAGGGAAGATTAATTTGACGAATCAGCTGAAGAAATATTTTGGATTTGATAAATTCAAGGGTAATCAGGAAGCAATTATCCATAATTTACTTAATGGTAATGATACCTTTGTGCTAATGCCCACAGGTGGTGGAAAATCTTTGTGCTACCAGTTACCTTCTTTATTAATGGAAGGTACTGCTATTGTTGTTTCTCCTTTGATTGCTTTAATGAAGAATCAAGTGGATGCAATGCGAAACTTCAGTGAAGAGGACGGTATAGCCCATTTTATAAATTCTTCTTTAAACAAATCGGCTATTGATCAAGTAAAATCTGATATTCTCTCTGGGAAAACTAAATTGCTGTATGTAGCCCCTGAATCTCTAACTAAAGATGAGAATGTAGCATTTTTACGTAAAATAAAAATATCTTTTTATGCTGTTGATGAAGCGCATTGTATTTCTGAGTGGGGGCATGATTTTAGACCTGAATATCGACGTATTCGGCCTATTATTAATGAAATAGGAAAAGCACCGGTAATTGCGTTAACTGCAACAGCCACTCCTAAAGTTCAACATGATATTCAAAAAAATCTAGGAATGATAGATGCTGAAGTTTTTAAGTCATCATTTAATCGTCCTAATTTATATTATGAAGTTCGAGCAAAGACCGTTAATGTTGATAAGGATATTATTAAGTTTATAAAAAACAATCACGAAAAATCGGGTATCATTTATTGTTTAAGTCGGAAAAAAGTGGAGGAACTTGCAGAGATTCTTCAAGCTAATGGAATCAATGCAAGAGCTTATCATGCTGGAATGGATTCTGCAACAAGGACACAAAATCAGGATGATTTTCTGATGGAGAAAATAGATGTTATTGTAGCTACTATTGCTTTTGGAATGGGTATTGATAAGCCGGATGTACGTTATGTTATTCATTATGATATACCTAAAAGTTTAGAAGGTTACTACCAAGAAACTGGGCGTGCAGGTAGAGATGGCGGTGAGGGATTGTGTATAACCTTTTATACAAATAAAGACTTGCGTAAGCTGGAAAAATTTATGCAAGGGAAACCTGTCGCAGAGCAGGAAATAGGCAAGCAGCTTCTGCTGGAGACTGCTGCATATGCCGAATCTTCTATATGTCGCCGTAAGTCGCTATTGCATTACTTTGGTGAAGAGTATATAGAAGAAAATTGTGGAAATTGTGACAACTGTTTAAATCCCAAGAAACAAGTGGAGGCTCAAGACTCATTATGTGCTGTGATTGAATCAATCATAGCTGTTAAAGAAAATTTTAAGGCAGACTATATTATTGATATATTGCAAGGTCGGGAAACTTCTGAAGTGCAGGCTCACATGCACGAAGACCTTGAAGTGTTTGGCTCTGGTATGGGCGATGAAGATAAAACATGGAATGCTATCATTCGGCAAGCACTTATTGCTGGATATTTGAGTAAAGATGTTGAGAATTACGGTACTCTTAAGGTTACCGAAATGGGACATAAGTTTTTAAAACATCCTAGATCATTTAAGATTACAGAAGATAATGATTTTGAAGAAATAGAAGAAGAAACGCCTACAAGAGGGGGAGGGGCATGTGCTGTTGATCCGGCTTTGTATTCAATGTTGAAAGATTTGAGAAAAAAATTATCAAAGAAGTTGGGTGTTCCTCCTTATATAATTTTTCAAGATCCTTCTCTTGAGGCTATGGCTACTATTTATCCGGTGACTTTGGATGAATTGCAAAATATACCGGGGGTCGGTGCAGGGAAAGCAAAACGTTATGGTGAAGGGTTCTGTGTTTTAATAAAAAAACATTGCGATGAGAACGAAATAGAACGTCCAGAAGACCTTAGGGTACGTACAGTGGCTAATAAATCAAAACTTAAAGTTTCGATTATTCAAGCCATTGATCGTAAAGTGGCATTAGATGATATAGCGCTATCAAAAGGGATTGAATTTAGTGAATTATTGGATGAGGTAGAAGCAATTGTTTATTCTGGGACAAAACTCAATATTGATTATTTTTTAAGTGAAATAATGGATGAAGATCACTTGCATGATATCTATGACTATTTTAAGGAGTCTACGACTGATAAGATAGACGAAGCTTTATTAGAGCTTGGAGATGAATATACAGAAGAAGAAATCCGATTAGTGAGGATTAAGTTTTTCTCTGAGATGGCAAACTAA
- the tig gene encoding trigger factor, whose translation MNVSLQNIDKVSALLTVKLEKADYQEQVDKSLKSLRQKAQISGFRKGMVPMGLIKKMYGKSAMAEEVNKILSEKTYEYIKENNLNILGEPLPNEDKQPEIDFDTMEDFDFLFDIALAPEFKVGVSSEDKIDYYTVEVTDEMVDKQVKTYTQRNGKYDRVDSFQGNDMLKGLITELDEEGKVKEDGIKVEGAVLMPSYFKNDAQKTMFADAKENDVLVFNPNIAYDGHDTEIASLLKIEKVEASEIKSDFNFRVEEITRFVEGDLDQEVFDQVFGAGIVKTEEEFRSRMRESIANQFVADGDYKFLLDIRKALIEKIGNLEFPDALLKRIMLLNNKDKNEEFVNENYENSLEELTWHLIKEQLIKEYDIKVEQGDIINMAKEATKAQFAQYGMMTVPDDILENYANEMLKKKENVDGLVNRVVDAKLSIKLKEKVTLNSKMISLEEFSQLFK comes from the coding sequence ATGAACGTTTCATTACAAAACATTGACAAAGTAAGTGCATTGCTTACCGTAAAGCTTGAGAAAGCTGACTATCAAGAACAAGTGGATAAATCGTTGAAGTCGTTGCGTCAAAAAGCACAGATTTCAGGGTTTCGTAAGGGGATGGTCCCAATGGGCTTGATCAAAAAAATGTATGGAAAGTCAGCAATGGCTGAGGAAGTAAATAAAATACTTTCGGAGAAAACGTATGAATATATTAAAGAGAATAATTTAAATATTCTTGGTGAGCCTTTACCAAATGAAGATAAGCAACCCGAAATTGATTTTGATACGATGGAGGACTTTGACTTTTTGTTTGATATTGCATTGGCTCCTGAATTTAAAGTAGGGGTATCATCTGAAGATAAAATAGACTATTATACTGTTGAAGTAACAGATGAAATGGTTGATAAACAAGTGAAGACTTATACCCAACGTAATGGGAAATACGATAGAGTCGATTCTTTTCAGGGAAATGACATGTTGAAAGGATTGATTACTGAACTTGATGAAGAAGGTAAGGTAAAAGAAGACGGCATTAAGGTTGAAGGAGCGGTGCTAATGCCTTCTTATTTCAAAAATGACGCTCAAAAAACTATGTTTGCTGATGCCAAAGAAAACGATGTATTGGTCTTCAATCCTAATATTGCTTACGATGGACATGATACAGAGATTGCTTCTCTTTTAAAAATAGAGAAGGTGGAAGCGAGTGAGATTAAATCTGATTTTAATTTTCGAGTGGAGGAGATAACTCGCTTTGTTGAAGGTGACTTAGACCAAGAAGTTTTTGATCAGGTATTTGGCGCAGGTATAGTCAAGACAGAAGAAGAGTTTCGTTCGAGAATGAGAGAAAGCATTGCCAATCAGTTTGTTGCAGACGGCGATTATAAGTTTCTTTTAGATATTCGTAAAGCGTTAATTGAGAAAATTGGTAATCTTGAATTTCCAGATGCTTTATTGAAACGGATAATGCTGCTTAATAACAAGGATAAGAACGAAGAATTTGTAAATGAAAATTACGAAAATAGTCTTGAAGAACTTACTTGGCATTTGATAAAAGAGCAATTAATAAAAGAGTATGATATTAAAGTGGAGCAAGGGGATATTATCAATATGGCAAAAGAGGCAACTAAAGCACAATTTGCGCAATATGGGATGATGACTGTTCCTGATGATATTCTCGAAAATTATGCAAATGAAATGTTGAAGAAAAAAGAAAATGTTGATGGTCTGGTAAATCGAGTGGTGGATGCTAAACTTTCGATTAAATTAAAGGAAAAGGTGACATTGAATAGTAAAATGATTTCTCTAGAAGAATTCAGTCAACTATTTAAATAG